In Cupriavidus taiwanensis, the following are encoded in one genomic region:
- a CDS encoding dienelactone hydrolase family protein: protein MLKPEVDSLVPGQTFDRRGFVKTALGSAFAAAALPVMAQQAIKTDFAGLTAGEVTIPSGGFSMPAYRAQPEGKKNLPVVLVVSEIFGVHEYIADVCRRLAKQGYLAIAPELFARQGDPQSFGTIQELQREVIAKVPDAQVMGDLDAAVAWAGANGGDIARVGITGFCWGGRMTWLYAAHSQRLKAGVAWYGQLAPEPTPLKPKNPIDLAGQLHAPVLGLYGGKDTGIPLEQVEKMKAALASSSDPDARKSRFIVYPESGHAFHADYRPSYREADARDGWQKCLDWFRQHGVA from the coding sequence ATGCTCAAACCAGAAGTGGATAGCCTGGTCCCCGGCCAGACCTTCGATCGCCGCGGCTTCGTCAAGACCGCGCTGGGTTCCGCCTTTGCCGCCGCGGCACTGCCGGTGATGGCGCAGCAGGCGATCAAGACCGATTTTGCCGGCCTGACCGCGGGCGAGGTCACGATCCCTTCGGGCGGCTTCAGCATGCCGGCCTATCGCGCGCAGCCGGAAGGCAAGAAGAACCTGCCGGTGGTGCTGGTGGTCAGCGAGATCTTCGGCGTGCACGAATATATCGCCGACGTGTGCCGGCGCCTGGCCAAGCAGGGCTACCTGGCGATCGCGCCCGAGCTGTTCGCGCGCCAGGGCGATCCGCAGAGCTTCGGCACCATCCAGGAACTGCAGCGCGAGGTGATCGCCAAGGTGCCCGACGCGCAGGTGATGGGCGACCTGGACGCCGCCGTGGCCTGGGCCGGTGCCAACGGCGGCGACATCGCGCGCGTGGGCATCACCGGGTTCTGCTGGGGCGGCCGCATGACCTGGCTCTACGCCGCGCACAGCCAGCGCCTGAAGGCCGGCGTGGCCTGGTACGGCCAGCTGGCGCCGGAGCCGACGCCGCTCAAGCCGAAGAACCCGATCGACCTGGCCGGCCAGCTCCATGCGCCGGTGCTCGGGCTGTATGGCGGCAAGGACACCGGCATCCCGCTGGAGCAGGTGGAGAAGATGAAGGCCGCGCTGGCGTCGTCGTCCGATCCGGATGCCAGGAAGTCGCGCTTCATCGTCTATCCCGAGTCCGGCCACGCCTTCCATGCCGACTACCGGCCCAGCTACCGCGAGGCCGATGCCCGGGACGGCTGGCAGAAGTGCCTGGACTGGTTCAGGCAGCACGGCGTCGCCTGA
- a CDS encoding NAD(P)/FAD-dependent oxidoreductase, translated as MTETRTHRIVVVGGGAGGLELVTRLGDKLGRKGAAQVVLVDRLPTHIWKPLLHEVAAGSMDPNTHQLEYAAQARWHHFEFQQGELTGIDRTRKTISVSACVDQDGAELLPARELPYDTLVLAIGCVTHFFGVPGAAEHAIALDTVAQAERFRKRLIAACVRAQNGRGRVGDDGRPRVDVAIIGAGATGVELSAELRNTAHVLSAYGLHRLDPRRDVRIHVVEAGPRILPALSERVSAETAKLLRKLDVDVFTSERVTEVTPQAVLTASGKTIDADLTVWAAGIIAPAVLASLGLPVSRQGQIVVGPTLQSEGDPDIFAFGDCASCPWPEKQTSVPPRAQAAHQQATFLYQALCARLAGRPLPRFTFKDFGSLVSLGHFSAVGSLMGGLIGGSMFIEGLMARFMYTSLYRMHVMALHGAVGMALDTVSHWLRSKTSPRVKLH; from the coding sequence ATGACAGAAACAAGGACGCACCGCATCGTCGTCGTCGGCGGCGGAGCAGGGGGGCTGGAACTGGTAACCAGGCTGGGCGACAAGCTCGGCCGCAAGGGCGCGGCGCAGGTGGTGCTGGTCGACCGCCTGCCCACCCATATCTGGAAGCCGCTGCTGCATGAAGTGGCCGCCGGCAGCATGGATCCCAACACCCACCAGCTCGAATACGCGGCGCAGGCGCGCTGGCATCATTTCGAGTTCCAGCAGGGCGAGCTGACCGGCATCGACCGCACCCGCAAGACCATTTCCGTATCCGCCTGCGTCGACCAGGACGGCGCCGAGCTGCTGCCCGCGCGCGAACTGCCGTACGACACGCTGGTGCTGGCGATCGGCTGCGTCACGCATTTCTTCGGCGTGCCGGGCGCGGCCGAGCATGCCATCGCGCTCGACACCGTGGCGCAGGCCGAGCGCTTCCGCAAGCGGCTGATCGCGGCCTGCGTGCGCGCGCAGAACGGGCGCGGCCGCGTGGGCGACGACGGCCGTCCGCGCGTGGACGTGGCCATCATCGGCGCCGGCGCCACCGGCGTCGAACTGTCGGCCGAGCTGCGCAACACCGCGCACGTGCTCAGCGCCTATGGCCTGCACCGCCTCGACCCGCGCCGCGACGTGCGCATCCATGTGGTCGAGGCCGGTCCGCGCATCCTGCCGGCGCTGTCCGAGCGGGTCTCGGCCGAGACCGCCAAGCTGCTGAGGAAGCTGGACGTCGACGTCTTCACCAGCGAACGCGTCACCGAGGTCACGCCGCAGGCCGTGCTGACCGCCAGCGGCAAGACCATCGATGCCGACCTGACGGTGTGGGCCGCCGGCATCATCGCGCCCGCGGTGCTGGCCAGCCTGGGCCTGCCGGTCAGCCGCCAGGGCCAGATCGTGGTCGGCCCGACGCTGCAGAGCGAGGGCGACCCCGACATCTTCGCCTTTGGGGATTGCGCCAGCTGCCCGTGGCCGGAGAAGCAGACCTCGGTGCCGCCGCGCGCGCAGGCCGCGCACCAGCAGGCCACCTTCCTCTACCAGGCGCTGTGCGCACGGCTGGCGGGCCGGCCGCTGCCGCGGTTCACCTTCAAGGACTTCGGCTCGCTGGTGTCGCTGGGGCACTTCAGCGCGGTCGGCAGCCTGATGGGCGGGCTGATCGGCGGCTCGATGTTTATCGAAGGGCTGATGGCGCGCTTCATGTACACCTCGCTGTACCGGATGCACGTGATGGCGCTGCATGGCGCGGTGGGGATGGCGCTGGACACGGTCTCGCACTGGCTGCGCAGCAAGACCAGCCCGCGCGTCAAGCTGCACTGA
- the polA gene encoding DNA polymerase I: protein MSDSPKTLLLVDGSSYLYRAYHALPDLRNGEGLPTGAIYGMINMLRKLRNDYPAEYSACVFDAKGKTFRDDLYPAYKEHRPSMPEDLARQIEPIHEAVRALGWPIVVVDGVEADDVIGTLSRQAMAQGVRTVVSTGDKDLAQLVNEQVTLVNTMSGEVLDPPGVVAKFGVPPERIIDYLSLIGDAVDNVPGVPKVGPKTAVKWLAEHGSLDGVIAAAPGIKGVVGENLRNTLEWLPMARRLVTVKTDCDLSKSVADFHALRETGEDKEQLVTFFQRYGFKTWLREATGESLPDARAQARARAAASAPAQGGLFDGPASAADAAASPVEDAAPTEIRYETVTTEGMLEDWLRRIESAPLVAIDTETTSLDPMQAQLVGISLSAAPGEACYIPVAHRGPDVAGLPEHGQLSREFVLERMRAWLEDASRPKLGQNLKYDVHVFANHGIQLRGVAHDTMLQSYVLASHRNHGMDSLAERLLSLKTITYEEVCGKGASQIGFDQIDLARATEYAAEDADVTLRLHRKMFPQVEAAAGLRRVYEEIEMPVSVVLQKVERNGVLIDAERLAAQSAELGLRMLALEQSAYEAAGQPFNLGSPKQIGEILFNQMKLPVVKKTASGAPSTDEEVLQKLAEDYPLPKLLLDYRGLAKLKSTYTDKLPKMVNPRTGRVHTSYGQATAVTGRLASTEPNLQNIPVRTEEGRRIREAFIAEPGSVIVSADYSQIELRIMAHISGDENLLRAFANGEDIHRATAGEIFGVEREAVSSEQRRYAKVINFGLIYGMSAFGLASNLGIERDAARHYIDRYFMRYPGVAHYMEETRQTAREQGYVETVFGRRLWLPDINGGSGPRRQAAERAAINAPMQGTAADLIKLSMIAVQDWLERDGLQTRQIMQVHDELVLEVPEHELELVRARLPELMCTVAELRVPLVAEVGSGANWEEAH from the coding sequence CCTTTCGCGACGACCTCTATCCGGCCTACAAGGAACACCGCCCGTCGATGCCCGAGGACCTGGCGCGCCAGATCGAGCCGATCCACGAGGCCGTGCGCGCGCTGGGCTGGCCGATCGTGGTGGTCGACGGCGTCGAGGCCGACGACGTGATCGGCACATTGTCGCGCCAGGCCATGGCACAGGGCGTGCGCACGGTGGTGTCCACGGGCGACAAGGACCTGGCGCAGCTAGTCAACGAGCAGGTCACGCTGGTCAATACCATGAGCGGCGAGGTGCTCGATCCTCCCGGCGTGGTTGCCAAGTTCGGCGTGCCGCCCGAGCGCATCATCGATTATCTGTCGCTGATCGGCGATGCCGTCGACAACGTCCCGGGCGTGCCCAAGGTCGGCCCCAAGACCGCGGTCAAATGGCTGGCCGAGCATGGCTCGCTCGACGGCGTGATCGCGGCCGCGCCCGGCATCAAGGGCGTGGTCGGGGAGAACCTGCGCAACACGCTGGAATGGCTGCCGATGGCGCGCCGGCTGGTCACGGTCAAGACCGACTGCGATCTGAGCAAGTCGGTCGCCGATTTCCACGCGCTGCGCGAGACCGGCGAGGACAAGGAACAACTGGTCACGTTCTTCCAGCGCTATGGCTTCAAGACCTGGCTGCGCGAAGCCACCGGCGAAAGCCTGCCCGATGCGCGCGCCCAGGCCCGCGCCCGTGCCGCGGCCAGCGCGCCCGCGCAGGGCGGCCTGTTCGATGGGCCTGCGTCCGCGGCTGACGCCGCAGCGTCGCCGGTCGAGGATGCCGCACCGACCGAGATCCGCTACGAGACCGTCACCACCGAAGGCATGCTGGAAGACTGGCTGCGGCGCATCGAGTCCGCGCCGCTGGTGGCGATCGACACCGAAACGACTTCGCTCGATCCGATGCAGGCGCAGCTGGTCGGCATCTCGCTGTCGGCGGCGCCGGGCGAGGCCTGCTATATCCCGGTGGCGCATCGCGGCCCGGACGTGGCCGGCCTGCCCGAGCATGGCCAGCTCTCTCGCGAGTTCGTGCTGGAACGCATGCGCGCATGGCTGGAAGATGCCAGCCGCCCCAAGCTCGGCCAGAACCTGAAGTACGACGTCCATGTGTTCGCCAACCACGGCATCCAGCTGCGCGGCGTGGCGCACGACACCATGCTGCAGAGCTACGTGCTGGCCTCGCACCGCAACCACGGCATGGACAGCCTGGCCGAGCGCCTGCTGAGCCTGAAGACCATTACGTACGAAGAGGTCTGCGGCAAGGGCGCCAGCCAGATCGGCTTCGACCAGATCGACCTGGCCCGCGCCACCGAATACGCCGCCGAGGATGCCGACGTGACGCTGCGCCTGCATCGCAAGATGTTTCCGCAGGTCGAGGCCGCGGCGGGGCTGCGGCGCGTCTATGAAGAGATCGAGATGCCGGTCTCGGTGGTGCTGCAGAAGGTCGAGCGCAACGGCGTGCTGATCGACGCCGAGCGCCTGGCCGCGCAGAGCGCCGAGCTGGGCCTGCGCATGCTGGCGCTGGAGCAGTCGGCCTACGAGGCCGCGGGCCAGCCCTTCAACCTCGGTTCGCCCAAGCAGATCGGCGAGATCCTGTTCAACCAGATGAAGCTGCCGGTGGTGAAGAAGACCGCCAGCGGCGCACCGTCGACCGACGAAGAGGTGCTGCAGAAGCTGGCCGAGGACTACCCGCTGCCCAAGCTGCTGCTGGACTACCGCGGCCTGGCCAAGCTCAAGTCCACCTACACCGACAAGCTGCCGAAGATGGTCAACCCGCGAACCGGGCGCGTGCACACCAGCTACGGCCAGGCCACCGCGGTGACCGGGCGGCTGGCGTCGACCGAGCCCAACCTGCAGAACATCCCGGTGCGCACCGAGGAAGGCCGCCGCATCCGCGAGGCCTTTATCGCCGAACCGGGCAGCGTGATCGTGTCGGCCGACTATTCGCAGATCGAGCTGCGCATCATGGCCCATATCTCGGGCGACGAGAACCTGCTGCGCGCCTTTGCCAACGGCGAGGACATCCACCGCGCCACCGCCGGCGAGATCTTCGGCGTCGAACGCGAGGCGGTCAGCAGCGAGCAGCGCCGCTACGCCAAGGTGATCAACTTCGGCCTGATCTACGGCATGAGCGCATTCGGGCTGGCCAGCAACCTGGGCATCGAGCGCGACGCGGCCAGGCACTACATCGACCGCTACTTCATGCGCTATCCGGGCGTCGCCCATTACATGGAAGAAACGCGCCAGACCGCGCGCGAGCAGGGCTATGTCGAGACCGTGTTCGGCCGGCGGCTGTGGCTGCCGGATATCAACGGCGGCAGCGGCCCGCGCCGCCAGGCCGCCGAGCGCGCCGCCATCAACGCGCCGATGCAGGGCACCGCGGCCGACCTGATCAAGCTGTCGATGATCGCGGTGCAGGACTGGCTGGAGCGCGACGGCCTGCAGACTCGGCAGATCATGCAGGTGCACGATGAACTGGTGCTGGAGGTGCCCGAGCACGAGCTGGAACTGGTCAGGGCGCGCCTGCCCGAGCTGATGTGCACGGTGGCTGAACTGCGCGTGCCGCTGGTGGCCGAAGTGGGCAGCGGTGCCAACTGGGAGGAAGCGCACTAA